The Bombus huntii isolate Logan2020A chromosome 11, iyBomHunt1.1, whole genome shotgun sequence genome includes a window with the following:
- the LOC126870823 gene encoding uncharacterized protein LOC126870823 isoform X2, translating to MSNSLDSFLTRIGDVTIERVTPRPGPKPNETIMSNETVTNTNMNNVEPQTGNDESSEESSGETSDGEHDKKNDTLQSEEIEEIRSEGSGDDMDLDETIDSQIGVRAESERQHHSQAEEDDEEPVNILDTLPLEGAPIEGQEVSEADLLGKPISKDTDDEGSIGHENDKHEGHVMEEEGTESNKRHADSEHSDTAKKKQKKDDGTEGSASECETKAEKKLANMRRNIREVMDETQLDEATLSAQRQEMERLRRVQEQQRLIREVQRHMAITRQNMKAKTRVISLLQGKQNQAGTTISQSSPSGPVRLPNTVLLKVNSGSGTGSQTTSGIQTNQIQRRSVEGSRWQKGRGIYQGAQTSISRIANRPSGPNMLQQRIRMMTPSVSISPVVPKKEPMDRSEYYSDSEISDIEAEETLREKQIHAAKKISTGPKSQKTAKGKDVVTISSSSESSDDDCIVLSDPSGEEETDNEDDPSNSGMHTNDRYNIPDEHGRVLINVGHPETEPNVFLAPQVARIIKPHQIGGIRFLYDNIVESIERFKTSSGFGCILAHSMGLGKTLQVASFCDIFFRCTTSKTVLCIMPINTLQNWLAEFNMWLPYEDPNAPEKYGKSSGIKSESIIELKQEVKDESGNQSDMSNMSSMSNISRPISTESAHRFGQENTSQPMNIMPENPYIHPGYETHNMMPGYVQDNMLNKNISNSQVHINENYHGDISQNALYNTNPNPMSTFESIKSEVNCHGMQQRSNMSDTKFGMENQNSNNIYPGLENRPQAPIYPGIETRNPSTLYHGVDSHHSGSIYPNFDNSTNTFSNYTNRSTQESDQESRKDCFKNTLSSMNAEVNVKKEPEEIVKKEESTCTTKEEISNEEKKEIEKVKTPFSVDSPIGMEMRPRHFRLHILNDSHKTMTARAKVIQDWQVGGGVLLIGYELYRQLSLKKPNKAKRKRGQPFKDTVDVEEEDKNKGLLDEMHTALVNPGPDLVICDEGHRIKNSHASISMALKQMRTKRRIVLTGYPLQNNLLEYWCMVDFVRPNYLGTKSEFCNMFERPIQNGQCIDSTPQDIRLMRYRAHVLHALLEGFVQRRSHSVLQVSLPRKEEYILLVRMTSHQRKLYDTFMNQVVKTRAVPNPLKAFAVCCKIWNHPDILYHFLRKRQANEEDDLDLEETIGEKSTPGGKRSKARQPKGESKKGKKTNTTIKNKPAASVQPNSSSSSNTDNVENDNSHTTPKQNNYSNYPPMPMNNSGYSNSISQNSYPHGYQNYRSSDQNTYYRNENNHGEYNEFYNNQGSQRYGNQSFQTYSQTPGYNAPQNYPNQSQNYIPNSEQSTNNHSQRYSTATSNSEFRSDQNQGNNYEVSGMFPRQSYPYQDHGRNYGSNINQGSNNYSQVPNQSSFQSQMPNQSANMPLPDYSSYTPNQTQNYNPAAGQTNTIYSRNEGQPLQNSTLGYDTNQQSQNSSSQTPTAAYLANQQGQSTSGQNRGFSPNQQNQNLPLQSSSHTYGGSQSQNIPISNQPHNYPTQVNPNPSPQTSLNFSQQSPNTIPQNQPHPYITNSSNQTSIPQNQMRGYSTAAQNQMNVSQNSSSYPTGQSASNPTQTHGYAQDQQGSVPSAQGTMHGYSHLVSPSTPQNQSYPPNMQSQTGTPSNANHAYGSNHQGPTSIPSTPTHRYSSSQQGQISQSQNQALPYSQNQQTPSSINQSDQLYSRPDNQQQTQTYTPTANTSHEFSTDRQSGSSSTNPTNNYSINQTSSQNTVVPNYSTDGAHSNQVSQMKSSEDPYWQRNYSQPFQSDQCNDPYYRDVNPNVNRYQSNYFPSQNYQNQSYDYSNNHNSDINTRSEDSKSQQTTTHIQSSGSSEKNKNNKEMTSSVGVQSQPIHQNSSSSTSSGYGSESNCQTSVSRSVQNLNSLHSPRLNQNDLVKEDEKEKEDLLDKDKEEKSDDEILTKDEEKDCKSSPGGKEDPGIPYDWATELMKGYVPGLMDASAKMTIFFCILEEAIKLGDRVLAFSQSLFTLNLIEDFLARNSLKYPDGQTDAWIKNVNYYRLDGSTSALEREKLINEFNNNPKIHLFLVSTRAGSLGINLVGANRAIVFDASWNPCHDTQAVCRVYRYGQQKPCFVYRLVTDNCLERKIYDRQISKQGMADRVVDQCNPDAHLSLKEATTLSWDWEEDSQVQDFSQTKDSYSDEVMHRVLERHSSLLTKQPFHHESLLVDRKDKKLSQAEKRLARRGYELEKMAANCSRPSYNYVPGNTATRAGGLQIRAIRGGDSSTTSKPVASVRPMQQRGAEGIGSRSVTGSRWIPAEVWQRQGMSAQEMTLPLDVVIPTNSPDKGSIVLKAGQRVMVLKSPKGIYMQLESGKIIAIRTALKLNQQKREEEPKKGVSSMAQRNSKPEVGFPLRNNSAISIIPKSSSSNQASGRSINKPGNGPNYRPFADKETLKRPKPVVTATAKPYLSQVNLTNQVSLSRLPKIKQEPVDHSTLGENSNSSDGQVRTEQRVEEVRLEDVVAEVSSNTDYNPNHNRVTSSDTDIALQKSSEENSQVYTSDSVTAQSVQTQHDQTETELTSKIDKQCSPSIEKEIIKTTDTLTNYGHAFQTQQEKRDASNDEIIIEDPSPIPPQIQSQVPSQMQSQMPLQVSPQVQSQVLPQIQPQLPTQIPPQVPSQLSSQGPSQIPQASPQVAPQVAPQVATQPTSSGSLPPLLTQQSTSSTMQVPATPTLRATEVPKGITDSTIGSSATSICTGTNTITSPKTAEPSMRETCIQSEPLNVPQGYPYAQYPRYYDYNDPRSRSLSTPYGTYFPGVPPHAANPRLPMDTSKSQPDVGKPIEERAMMNVPPAYSQVSNTTAKTSANTIETKGAEAMVTTTVATTPTRDETHIPTAFSHPTSSRYPGPYPPGPYDPYSQHYPPAPGSSATYPPGAAPGYPAYGGPSYNTEYARMYTAFHGPPPPADPYIHRGYAPPSSHPPNYYPPFPHPPPPYPNYSFLSPYPNPNMPSEPQPPAQ from the exons AGGCAACATCATTCTCAAGCTGAAGAGGATGATGAAGAACCAGTTAATATATTGGATACTTTGCCATTAGAAG GAGCCCCAATAGAGGGTCAGGAAGTGTCTGAAGCAGACTTACTTGGAAAACCAATTTCAAAAGATACAGATGATGAAGGAAGCATAGGACATGAAAATGACAAACATGAAGGTCATGTCATGGAGGAGGAAGGAACAGAGAGTAATAAGAGGCATGCTGATTCAGAACATTCTGATACAGCTAAGAAGAAGCAGAAAAAAGATGATGGAACTGAAGGATCTGCGTCAGAATGTGAAACAAAAGCAGAAAAGAAATTAGCAAACATGAGAAGAAATATTCGAGAAGTTATGGATGAAACTCAACTTGATGAAGCTACTTTGTCAGCTCAGCGGCAAGAGATGGAACGTCTTCGAAGGGTACAAGAACAACAAAGACTAATTCGTGAAGTTCAACGACATATGGCAATAACTAGACAAAATATGAAAGCAAAAACAAGAGTAATTAGTCTTTTACAAGGAAAACAAAATCAAGCAGGTACTACTATTTCACAATCATCTCCATCTGGACCAGTTCGTTTGCCAAACACGGTGCTCCTTAAAGTAAATTCTGGATCTGGCACTGGATCTCAGACTACTTCTGGTATACAAACAAATCAAATACAAAGAAGATCGGTAGAAGGCTCCCGATGGCAAAAAGGTAGAGGTATTTACCAAGGAGCACAAACATCAATTTCGCGAATTGCAAATCGACCTAGTGGTCCCAATATGTTACAACAAAGAATTCGAATGATGACTCCTTCTGTTAGCATATCTCCTGTAGTTCCTAAAAAGGAACCTATGGATAGATCTGAATATTACTCAGATTCTGAAATCTCAGATATAGAAGCTGAAGAAACTTTACGTGAGAAACAAATACATGCTGCTAAAAAGATATCAACTGGGCCAAAGTCTCAAAAAACAGCTAAAGGCAAAGATGTAGTTACAATATCTAGCTCTAGCGAAAGTTCAGATGATGATTGTATAGTTTTAAGTGACCCAAGTGGTGAAGAAGAAACAGACAACGAAGATGATCCATCCAATTCTGGCATGCATACTAATGATAGATATAACATTCCAGATGAACATGGTAGAGTGTTAATAAATGTCGGTCATCCTGAAACAGAACCTAATGTATTTTTAGCTCCACAAGTAGCTCGTATTATTAAACCTCATCAGATTGGTGGTATTCGTTTTCTTTATGATAATATTGTTGAAAGTATTGAAAGATTCAAAACTAGTTCTGGTTTTGGTTGTATCCTTGCTCACAGTATGGGTTTAGGAAAAACACTTCAAGTTGCTAGTTTTTGCGATATTTTTTTTCGTTGTACCACTTCTAAAACAGTTCTCTGTATTATGCCCATTAATACACTGCAAAATTGGTTAGCAGAATTTAATATGTGGTTACCATATGAGGATCCTAATGCTCCGGAAAAGTATGGTAAAAGTTCTGGTATTAAATCAGAATCTATTATTGAGCTTAAACAAGAAGTTAAGGATGAAAGCGGGAATCAAAGTGACATGTCAAATATGTCAAGTATGTCAAATATTTCAAGGCCTATTAGCACAGAATCAGCTCATCGTTTTGGACAAGAAAATACGTCCCAACCTATGAATATTATGCCAGAAAATCCGTATATTCATCCAGGATATGAAACTCACAATATGATGCCTGGTTATGTACAAGATAATatgttgaataaaaatatatcaaattcGCAAGTACacataaatgaaaattatcacGGAGatatttcacaaaatgcaTTGTATAATACAAATCCTAATCCAATGTCTACTTTTGAATCAATAAAATCAGAAGTAAATTGTCATGGCATGCAACAAAGGTCAAACATGTCAGATACAAAATTTGGTATGGAAAATCAGAATTCTAATAATATATATCCTGGTTTAGAGAATCGGCCACAAGCTCCTATATATCCAGGTATTGAAACTCGAAATCCTAGCACTTTGTATCATGGTGTAGATAGTCATCACTCTGGGTCCATATATCCTAATTTTGACAATTCTACTAATACTTTCTCTAATTATACAAACCGATCAACTCAAGAATCAGATCAAGAATCAAGAAAAGattgttttaaaaatactttatctTCTATGAATGCAGAAGTTAATGTAAAGAAAGAGCCAGAAGAAATAGTTAAAAAGGAGGAAAGTACTTGTAcaacaaaagaagaaatatcgaatgaagagaaaaaggaaattgaGAAAGTTAAAACTCCATTTAGTGTAGATTCGCCTATTGGTATGGAAATGAGACCGCGGCATTTTcgtttacatattttaaatgATTCTCATAAAACTATGACAGCAAGAGCCAAGGTAATTCAAGATTGGCAAGTAGGAGGTGGTGTTTTGTTGATTGGATATGAACTATACAGACAATTGTCTTTAAAAAAGCCAAACAAAGCAAAAAGGAAACGTGGACAACCTTTCAAAGATACTGTTGATGTTGAGGAAGAAGACAAGAACAAAGGATTATTAGATGAAATGCATACAGCTTTAGTTAATCCAGGGCCTGATTTAGTCATATGTGATGAAGGtcatagaataaaaaattcccATGCTAGCATTAGTATGGCTTTGAAACAAATGCGCACAAAACGTAGAATTGTATTAACTGGTTATCCATTACAAAATAATCTTTTGGAATATTGGTGTATGGTTGATTTTGTAAGACCTAATTATTTGGGAACTAAaagtgaattttgtaatatgttTGAACGACCAATTCAGAATGGGCAGTGTATTGATTCAACACCACAAGACATACGTTTAATGAGATACCGTGCACATGTGTTACATGCCTTGTTAGAAGGTTTTGTACAAAGAAGATCTCATTCTGTATTGCAAGTTTCCTTACCACGTAAAGAAGAATACATCCTTCTTGTTCGGATGACATCACATCAACGTAAACTATATGATACCTTTATGAATCAAGTAGTTAAAACACGTGCTGTACCTAATCCATTGAAAGCTTTTGCAGTATGCTGTAAAATTTGGAACCATCCTGATATCCTATATCACTTTCTACGTAAACGACAGGCTAATGAAGAAGATGATTTAGATTTAGAGGAAACAATTGGTGAAAAATCTACTCCAGGAGGTAAACGTTCTAAAGCACGCCAACCAAAAGGGGAATccaagaaaggaaagaaaacaaatacaactataaaaaataaaccAGCAGCTAGTGTTCAACCTAATTCCTCTTCATCATCTAATACTGATaatgtagaaaatgataattcaCATACTACTCCAAAACAAAacaattattctaattatcCTCCTATGCCAATGAATAATTCAGGGTATTCAAATTCTATATCTCAAAATTCTTATCCTCATGGTTATCAGAATTATAGATCAAGTGATCAAAACACATAttatagaaatgaaaataaccATGGAGAATACAatgaattttacaataatCAAGGATCACAAAGATATGGAAATCAATCATTTCAAACATATTCACAAACTCCAGGATATAATGCACCACAAAATTATCCTAATCAATCACAAAATTATATACCAAACAGTGAGCAGTCTACAAATAATCATTCTCAAAGGTATTCAACTGCTACTTCCAATTCAGAATTTCGTTCAGATCAAAATCAAGGGAATAATTATGAAGTATCTGGGATGTTTCCACGTCAATCTTATCCTTATCAAGATCATGGACGTAATTATGGATCAAATATAAATCAAGGATCTAATAATTATTCTCAAGTTCCAAATCAGTCTTCTTTTCAATCGCAAATGCCAAACCAATCTGCAAATATGCCATTACCTGATTATTCTTCATATACACCAAATCAGACTCAAAATTATAATCCTGCAGCAGGGCAAACAAATACCATATATTCGCGAAATGAAGGTCAACCATTACAAAATTCTACATTAGGATATGACACAAATCAACAAAGTCAAAATTCATCATCTCAAACACCAACTGCTGCATATCTTGCAAATCAACAAGGGCAGAGTACATCTGGTCAAAATCGTGGCTTTTCACCTAATCAACAGAATCAAAATCTTCCTTTGCAAAGTTCTTCTCATACTTATGGTGGCTCACAGTCACAAAATATTCCAATATCAAATCAACCCCACAATTATCCTACTCAAGTAAATCCAAACCCTTCTCCACAAACATCACTCAATTTTAGTCAACAATCTCCGAACACTATACCACAGAATCAACCTCATCCATATATAACAAATTCATCAAATCAAACATCAATTCCACAAAATCAAATGCGTGGATATTCTACAGCAGCTCAAAATCAGATGAATGTATCACAAAATTCATCTTCGTATCCCACTGGCCAATCAGCTTCAAATCCTACTCAAACACATGGATATGCTCAAGATCAGCAAGGGTCAGTTCCTAGTGCACAAGGTACTATGCATGGATATTCACATCTTGTATCTCCATCAACACCACAAAATCAATCTTATCCACCTAATATGCAAAGCCAAACGGGAACTCCATCAAATGCAAATCATGCCTATGGGTCTAATCATCAAGGTCCAACATCAATACCATCAACTCCAACTCATAGGTACAGTTCTTCTCAACAAGGACAGATATCACAATCTCAGAATCAAGCTCTTCCATATTCTCAAAATCAGCAAACACCGAGTTCTATCAATCAAAGTGATCAATTGTATTCCAGACCAGATAATCAACAACAAACTCAAACTTATACACCAACAGCCAACACATCCCATGAATTTTCAACAGATCGTCAAAGTGGTAGTTCCTCTACCAATCctacaaataattattcaatAAATCAAACGTCGTCTCAGAATACTGTTGTACCAAATTATTCAACAGATGGAGCACATTCAAATCAAGTAAGTCAAATGAAAAGTTCAGAGGATCCTTATTGGCAAAGAAATTATTCTCAACCATTTCAATCTGATCAATGTAATGATCCTTATTATCGGGATGTAAATCCTAATGTGAATCGATATCAAAGTAATTACTTTCCGTCAcaaaattatcaaaatcaGTCTTATGATTATAGTAATAATCATAATTCGGATATTAATACGCGCTCAGAGGATTCGAAGTCCCAGCAAACCACTACTCACATTCAAAGCTCAGGATCTTCAGAgaagaacaaaaataataaGGAAATGACATCAAGTGTTGGTGTGCAAAGTCAACCAATTCATCAAAATAGTTCAAGTTCTACAAGTTCAGGTTATGGTTCTGAATCAAATTGTCAGACTTCAGTATCTAGATCTGTACAAAATCTTAATTCATTGCATAGTCCCCGTCTAAATCAAAATGATTTAGTgaaagaagatgaaaaagaaaaagaagacttattagataaagataaagaagaGAAGTCAGATGATGAAATTCTTACAAAAGATGAAGAAAAGGATTGTAAAAGTTCTCCAGGAGGAAAAGAAGACCCTGGTATTCCATATGATTGG GCAACAGAATTAATGAAGGGCTATGTACCAGGATTAATGGATGCTTCTGCAAAAATGAcaattttcttttgtattttggAAGAAGCAATTAAACTTGGTGACCGCGTTTTAGCATTTTCTCAATCGTTATTTACATTGAATCTCATTGAAGATTTTTTAGCTAGAAATAGTTTGAAGTATCCTGATGGGCAAACAGATGCTTggattaaaaatgtaaattattatcgTCTCGATGGCAGTACTAGCGCcttagaaagagaaaaacttattaatgaatttaataataatccAAAAATTCATCTTTTTCTTGTTTCAACGCGTGCTGGTTCTCTTGGTATTAATCTTGTTGGCGCTAACCGTGCCATTGTATTCGATGCTTCTTGGAATCCTTGTCATGATACACAGGCTGTTTGTAGAGTGTATAGATATGGACAACAGAAACCTTGTTTTGTTTACCGTTTGGTCACTGACAATTgtttagaaagaaaaatatatgacAGACAAATTAGTAAGCAAGGAATGGCAGATCGTGTGGTTGATCAATGCAATCCAGATGCTCATCTTTCATTAAAAGAAGCAACTACATTGTCTTGGGATTGGGAAGAAGATAGTCAAGTACAAGATTTTTCTCAAACGAAAGATAGTTATTCTGATGAAGTGATGCATCGTGTATTAGAACGCCATTCTTCTTTATTAACGAAACAGCCTTTCCACCATGAAAGTCTTTTAGTTGATAGAAAAGATAAGAAACTTAGTCAAGCAGAAAAGCGACTAGCTCGTCGTGGTTACGAACTTGAAAAAATGGCAGCCAACTGTTCCAGGCCCAGTTATAATTATGTTCCTGGAAATACTGCTACACGGG CAGGTGGATTACAAATTCGAGCAATTCGAGGTGGTGATAGTAGTACTACTTCTAAACCAGTTGCCTCAGTTAGACCAATGCAGCAACGTGGTGCTGAAGGTATAGGTTCGCGTAGTGTAACAGGAAGTCGGTGGATACCAGCGGAAGTATGGCAAAGGCAGGGAATGAGTGCACAAGAAATGACATTACCTTTAGATGTTGTTATTCCCACCAATTCACCCGATAAGGGAAGTATTGTATTGAAAGCTGGTCAACGAGTAATGGTACTGAAAAGTCCCAAAGGCATTTATATGCAATTAGAATCTGGTAAAATTATTGCTATTCGAACGGCTCTTAAACTAAATCAACAAAAGCGAGAAGAAGAACCTAAGAAAg gTGTATCGTCAATGGCACAAAGGAATTCAAAACCAGAAGTCGGATTTCCATTGAGAAATAATTCAGCTATTTCTATCATACCGAAATCTTCTTCAAGTAATCAAGCAAGTGGTCGTTCGATTAATAAACCAGGAAACGGGCCTAATTATAGGCCATTTGCTGACAAAGAAACTTTAAAGAGACCAAAACCTGTCGTTACTGCAACTGCCAAACCTTATTTGAGTCAAGTTAATTTAACCAATCAAGTTTCTCTATCAAGGTTACCAAAAATAAAGCAGGAACCGGTAGATCATTCCACACTAGGTGAAAATTCAAACTCCTCAGATGGACAAGTTAGAACTGAACAAAGAGTGGAAGAAGTCAGATTAGAGGATGTGGTTGCGGAAGTAAGTTCGAATACAGATTATAATCCTAATCATAATCGTGTAACCAGTTCAGATACCGATATTGCTTTACAAAAGTCATCTGAAGAAAATAGTCAAGTATATACTTCGGATTCTGTAACTGCACAAAGTGTTCAAACACAGCACGATCAAACAGAAACGGAATTGACatcaaaaattgataaacaGTGTTCTCCTTCAATTGAAAAGGAGATCATAAAAACAACAGATACATTAACAAATTACGGGCATGCTTTTCAAACTcaacaagaaaaaagagaTGCGTCCAatgatgaaattataattgaaGATCCATCGCCGATACCACCTCAAATACAGTCGCAAGTACCATCACAAATGCAATCTCAAATGCCATTACAAGTATCTCCGCAAGTACAGTCACAAGTATTACCTCAGATACAACCACAGTTACCAACACAAATACCACCCCAAGTACCTTCCCAGTTATCATCGCAAGGACCATCACAAATACCACAAGCATCACCGCAAGTTGCACCACAAGTTGCACCACAAGTTGCAACACAACCAACATCATCTGGCTCATTACCGCCATTGTTAACGCAACAATCAACATCATCGACTATGCAAGTACCAGCGACACCTACATTACGAGCTACGGAAGTTCCTAAAGGTATAACAGATTCAACTATTGGTTCTTCTGCTACATCCATATGTACTGGAACAAATACTATAACATCTCCAAAAACAGCGGAACCAAGTATGCGTGAAACTTGTATACAAAGTGAACCCCTTAATGTTCCACAAGGTTATCCTTATGCTCAGTATCCACGATATTACGATTATAATGATCCTCGATCTCGATCGTTGTCCACTCCTTATGGTACATATTTCCCTGGTGTTCCACCTCATGCAGCAAATCCTAGATTACCAATGGATACCTCTAAGAGTCAACCAGATGTAGGAAAACCTATAGAAGAGAGGGCAATGATGAATGTGCCTCCTGCATATTCGCAAGTATCTAATACTACTGCCAAAACATCAGCCAACACTATAGAAACGAAAGGTGCAGAAGCGATGGTAACTACAACGGTGGCGACTACTCCTACTAGAGATGAAACGCACATACCCACTGCGTTTAGTCATCCTACGAGTAGTCGTTATCCTGGACCTTATCCACCGGGACCGTATGATCCATATTCACAGCATTATCCTCCAGCGCCCGGTTCATCAGCAACTTATCCACCAGGTG CTGCCCCTGGATATCCAGCATACGGTGGCCCGAGTTACAACACGGAATATGCTCGTATGTATACAGCGTTTCATGGTCCTCCTCCACCAGCAGATCCTTATATACACAGAGGTTATGCACCCCCTTCTTCACATCCACCTAATTATTATCCTCCATTTCCTCATCCACCACCGCCTTATCCGAATTATTCATTTTTGTCACCATATCCAAATCCCAATATGCCCAGCGAGCCACAGCCACCTGCTCAGTAG